One window of Delphinus delphis chromosome 12, mDelDel1.2, whole genome shotgun sequence genomic DNA carries:
- the TMEM17 gene encoding transmembrane protein 17, with product MELPDPVRQRLGNFSRTVFSDSSRTGPEYNEGPDNEMVSSLALQMSLYFNTYFFPLWWVSSITMLQMKYSILPDYYKFIVVTVIILITLIEAIRLYLGYMGNLQEKVPELAGFWLLSLLLQLPLILFLLFNEGLTNLPLEKAVHIIFTIFLTFQVVSAFLTLRKMVNQLATRFHLQDFDRLSVSRGDMRRVRSCIEEI from the exons ATGGAGCTGCCAGATCCGGTCCGCCAAAGGCTGGGAAACTTCAGCCGGACCGTGTTCAGTGACTCCAGCCGGACCGGGCCGGAGTATAACGAGGGTCCGG ATAATGAAATGGTTTCCAGTTTGGCATTGCAGATGTCACTTTATTTTAACACTTATTTTTTCCCACTTTGGTGGGTGAGCAGCATTACGATGCTTCAGATGAAG tattcaATCTTGCCTGATTACTACAAATTCATTGTGGTCACCGTTATCATCCTAATAACCTTAATTGAAGCTATCAGGTTGTATCTGGGCTACATGGGGAACCTGCAGGAGAAG GTTCCTGAGCTGGCTGGCTTTTGGCTTTTGAGCCTTCTATTGCAGTTGCCTTTAATTCTATTCTTGCTCTTTAATGAAGGCCTAACGAATCTGCCCTTGGAAAAAGCAGTACATATCATCTTCACTATATTCCTTACTTTCCAAGTTGTTTCAGCATTTCTTACCCTAAGGAAAATGGTAAATCAGTTGGCAACTCGTTTCCACCTCCAAGACTTTGACCGGCTCTCTGTGAGCAGAGGAGACATGAGAAGAGTGAGATCCTGTATAGAAGAGATTTGA